Proteins co-encoded in one Marinobacter gudaonensis genomic window:
- a CDS encoding DUF1127 domain-containing protein: MSAASSSAQAARYVHNSKAVKNSLIHRISRWHVNWRTRRQLARLPDFMLRDIGISRVDAEQEARKPFWTE, from the coding sequence ATGTCAGCCGCTTCCTCCTCTGCTCAGGCAGCCAGATACGTTCACAACAGTAAAGCCGTTAAAAACAGTCTGATCCATAGAATCAGCAGATGGCATGTGAACTGGAGAACTCGCCGACAACTTGCCCGCCTGCCTGACTTCATGCTGCGAGACATCGGCATCTCAAGAGTCGATGCCGAACAGGAAGCCCGGAAGCCTTTCTGGACTGAGTAA
- a CDS encoding PBPRA1643 family SWIM/SEC-C metal-binding motif protein — MSDKFFYKGRQDARQHHTAYGGFQTKASQKSGSKKYPLTLVVTNEARKQEIEAQVAEAKLHATITVDTGEGAVESINELTAILNKGGTVTTVKPPSRNDACSCGSGLKFKKCCG, encoded by the coding sequence ATGTCAGACAAATTTTTCTACAAGGGCAGGCAGGACGCCCGCCAGCACCACACCGCCTATGGCGGATTTCAGACCAAAGCCAGCCAGAAGAGCGGCAGTAAGAAATACCCGCTCACGCTGGTAGTGACCAACGAGGCGCGCAAGCAGGAGATTGAGGCTCAGGTGGCCGAGGCGAAGCTGCACGCGACGATTACGGTTGATACCGGCGAGGGCGCTGTTGAATCCATCAACGAGCTCACCGCTATCCTGAACAAAGGTGGGACAGTGACAACGGTGAAGCCACCCTCCCGAAACGACGCCTGCAGCTGCGGTAGTGGACTCAAATTCAAGAAGTGCTGCGGCTAA
- a CDS encoding DUF3592 domain-containing protein produces the protein MRRKRTTDWPLLWSAVKDHAGSFFLLLSMGLIFASAGGGVFFLGFGEWGAMLFGGFFALIGLALFVYSFVSAHSSIGYYYGLALLRKYGMEVDGVLTRKEAECQLNQVFDHNNRLKGEYYSCHLLVEFDYQFNGRNHSGAYYLNKADLFDKLREGDRLPLKVLRLDPSVHKVRERRLSNMLRGREPEQPSQIPAGAEISQLA, from the coding sequence ATGCGAAGGAAACGCACAACAGACTGGCCGCTGCTCTGGTCAGCGGTAAAGGATCATGCCGGCTCCTTTTTCTTGCTCCTGAGCATGGGGCTGATATTCGCATCTGCCGGAGGCGGGGTTTTCTTTCTTGGCTTTGGTGAATGGGGGGCCATGTTATTCGGTGGATTCTTTGCACTGATTGGCCTCGCTCTGTTTGTCTATTCTTTTGTAAGCGCCCACTCAAGCATCGGTTATTACTACGGCCTGGCCCTGTTGAGAAAGTACGGCATGGAAGTGGATGGCGTTCTGACTCGGAAAGAGGCGGAGTGCCAGTTAAATCAGGTTTTTGACCACAACAACAGGTTGAAAGGCGAGTATTACAGCTGTCATCTGCTCGTTGAATTTGACTATCAGTTCAACGGGCGCAACCACAGCGGGGCGTATTATCTGAACAAGGCCGATCTGTTCGATAAACTTCGCGAAGGGGATCGTTTGCCGCTGAAGGTGTTGCGGCTCGACCCTTCAGTCCACAAGGTTCGGGAGCGTCGGCTGTCCAACATGCTCAGGGGGCGTGAGCCCGAGCAGCCGTCTCAGATTCCTGCTGGGGCGGAGATTTCTCAGTTGGCGTGA